One region of Candidatus Zixiibacteriota bacterium genomic DNA includes:
- the nrdR gene encoding transcriptional regulator NrdR, with translation MRCPFCGNEEDKVIDSRPSQDGRSVRRRRECEKCSKRFTTYEYIEDVSLTVVKNDDRREPFDRPKLQRGIELACNKRPVSSKKIASLVDEIEEELQGLSKKEVSSKEIGELVMKKLKILDEVAYVRFASVYHKFKDINEFLNELRSLLGS, from the coding sequence ATGAGATGTCCTTTTTGCGGGAATGAAGAGGATAAAGTAATCGATTCCCGTCCTTCCCAGGATGGAAGATCAGTCAGGAGAAGGAGGGAGTGCGAGAAATGCAGCAAAAGGTTTACCACCTACGAGTATATTGAGGACGTCTCTCTGACTGTAGTAAAGAATGATGACAGAAGAGAGCCGTTCGACCGGCCCAAGCTGCAAAGGGGAATAGAGCTTGCCTGTAATAAAAGACCGGTCAGCTCGAAAAAGATAGCTTCATTGGTAGATGAGATCGAAGAGGAATTGCAGGGTTTATCCAAGAAAGAGGTATCCTCCAAAGAGATAGGAGAGCTGGTTATGAAGAAGCTGAAGATCTTAGATGAAGTGGCCTACGTGCGCTTTGCCTCGGTTTACCATAAGTTCAAAGATATAAATGAATTTTTAAACGAACTTCGAAGTTTGCTGGGGTCTTAA